GCTCCAGGATTTCATTCTAGTTTGTGTCTCTCCTTTAacctcattttattttattaatttcatgCTCATTTTTAAAGACTCAAGTATGTATCATGAACCAATGCCACATACCACAGCCTTTATAGCCTAAGCTGATTCGCAATTCCTTTCTCTATATGGGCCTTTAAAATACACATCATCTgattatgaaacaaaaacagtaaactgTTGCTCTCCCATATAACTGGCCAGCATGGCTTCctatttagttattttaaacttcttttcatgtctgtctttctgttatTCTGTCCACCTCTctacacatttgtttttctatgCCTGTCTCTTTGCCTGGATCCATGTTTGCACCTCCCTCTGTTTACTCCCGGTGCTCACCATCCAAACCATGATGTAGGAGAAGCCAGCGATCCACAGGGTGGAGAAGACGAAGGACAGCATGAAACAGTTCTCCCAGCGAGGTGTGGAGCAGTTGGGCACGGTGAAGTACAGCAGCAGGCACAGAGGCCAGGCCAGCAGCCACTTCAGCTTGTTACACACACCAGCTGCATACACACAGAATGTATGAGGtaaggaaggaaaaaaatcttaacCTGATAAActcaaaattaaattttgataaagacatgatttaattaaaacacGCTTGATTTGATAAAAATCTTAACTGTTGCATCAGCAGCTAGCAACATCAATGAAAGATAAATAGCaaacacagttgtgatgaacaaaaaataaaaacgttCCATGTTTTGACCAAATCATTCCTCATTaacaaaacatgataaaaacttAAGAGCACCTTTATCTATTTGGTTATGATTTCAtcaaaaatggattttaaaatgCCTGCAGTTGTGTCTGAATGATGTGCTGATTAATGGAGATTGTCTCTGTGCAAGACAAACACTGTGGTGGATTGAAACACAAGAGACTGGTAGTGGAATAGACACTGAAGGAGAGAGTGTCCTGTCCTGcaatttggggaaaaaaattctTTCACTTGTACCTCAAACAATCCAACAGCAACCATTCGAAAACTTGTATTGTAAGACGAATGTACCACATTTTCATGaccacaaatacaaaacatgaagcttccacattaaaggaaaagttgaaGATTCACTTTCTTTgcaatctcatgtctgtacgtTGAGTACGAGGCTGGAGGCAGGAAGTTGTTATAttgcttagcataaagactggaaggagggggaaacagctagcctggctcactccaaagtaaaaaaaacacttaccaACACACCTAAAGCTAACATGCTGTACCTTGTTTGTTAAATATGTACATAAACAGAAAGgctaaaaagacaaactgtgGTTTCAGCAGGAGTTACATGCTGGAACTATTCCAGTCTCTATGCTAAGCgaggctaaccacatcctgactccagctcaaACGTAGATAATGACATGAGCTtcatatcaatcttctcatctgaaaCTTGGAAAGAAAGCATATATAAGCATTTTGTCCAAAATGCTTTCAACTACAATGACACAAAGTAGAACTATTCCTGTCAGATCCATCTCCAACTAGTACCTGGGCACTGGAAGGGTACAAAGGGTCCCTCtccatcctcttcttcctcctcttcatcattcTCGTTGTTCTCGTTGTCCTCATTCTCCGTCTCGTTGCCGGCCTCTCGCTCGTCATGATGAGCGTTTGCACCCCTCTCTGCCCCAGACAGCCCGTTTTCTATGCCCCGCCTGCTCCCTCCTTTCACTGGGACGTCAGAGTCGCCATTGGTTAAAGTCCGAGTGTTGATTAGACGCTGCCTCTGTATCATGAACACACACggttacagaaacacacacatcactgtacACCTAGGCTCTGAGTGAAGCATATTTCACTAATGGAAATTCTACCTAAAAGTCTCCctctactcaaaaatgtgttttttctctgtgctcaccttaaaggTGAGCACCTACAAGCATATTCATTAtgcatttgcatattcatgaaATCAGAATTTTTCAATTACACAGAAGGAACAGATATCATTTTAAGAACTTTTCTGTGGAATAACATATCAGAcccaaattattattcaaagcagagtatgtttatgtcttaaaacatgtctagaagggatctttaaatacTTCTTTCATTCGTACATTTTTACTTTGTCTCTTCATCAATTTCATAACTGTGAATTAACATTCATTAATTGGTGATTTATTAAGTGTTAACTAATCACATCATCTCGTAATAATCAAGAAGCGACTTGATCATTTGTTATTGGTGAGCAACAGGAATTCATGGTACATCCTGAATTCATTCATGCATTAAATCATTGTGACTCATGCATTAAGTATTACTTTAAGTGTATGTTTTTTACCCTTAATATAAAGTGTTagcattaatgttattaaagtCAATTGTGATTTTGGATGGCATTTCACCCAATTCTTCTACAGAAAACCTATCTGAGTTTAGGAGGGTGATAAACTATAAGAAGGAGTGTGGCAGGAGATGCAGACTTAAGGTGGACTTTCAGGAAGTGAAGGCTgaaaggtcttttttttttttatatcaatgGCTTCAACAAGCGAAATTTGAGGGTTAGGgtttcatttgtaaaacagcaaatgaaaCGTAGTCATTCTTCTGGACACGGCATCTTGGTCTAGTccttgaaaaatataaataactaGTAATGCCTGGAATCCTCAGCACTGAAGCTGATTTGTCGGCTGGGGTCTGTGTGAAGCACCAGATTACCTTGTTAAAGAGTCTGTCTTTTCcctcaaagaaaaacacactgcagcctGTTTCAAATTGAAAATGGCAGCAATCTCTTTTTCCATCAAACGTGCAGCTGTagtgtgcctctgtgtgtgtccttACCTCGGTGATGAGCATTCGTGAAGCCATGGTGAGACGGGTTCTCGGGGAGAAATGGCTGGTGATCATGATCCTCATGCCTGCCTCAGAGAAGGACAGCTGGTGGGGGTAAGCTGACAGCAGCTCGTCCACCATCAGCACCGACGGCTTCCTGTGGTGGTTTGCTGTTGACACacgcaaaaacacacatgcacacacacatgcatgtaatcacacaatatatgtacatgtgtacTCATGACTACTAGTAGACATGTCCATGCATTCTCCACCATGTTATATATGCGcaagaacatacagtacatcttaGTAGCACACAATCAAATCCTCAATGATAGAGTGGACTGAATGTATTCCACACAGCTGGCTGCCTCACATTTAATCATGCAACTCTGCAGTCAAAATGTGACGCTTAACCATTTCTTATCTCTTTAACAGGTATCACCTTGTGCCAAAAAGACATGAGTACATGGTTAGGCAGTAAAGAGTTTGTGGGGTAAGACTTGATTGATTGTTTACAGTAAAAGGCTGGTTTCGTAAAGATATGATGGGTCTATAGAGAGCTGGTTCTGCTCTAGAAGTAAGAAAACCTAATTAAAAATTCCATTGACATTTGTAGTAATGTAAATGACTAAAAATCCAGCCTTGGAACAGAGCCACAacagtattttgtgttgttCACTCTATATGTTTGTATAAagacagtatttaaaaaaaaatctatcataGTTGTGTATTCAGTATCTCTGTTTTTAGCTGCCTTTAACAAACCCAATTACCCAGAAGCCCTAGACCATTGTGGGTTAACATCATATCTGAGTTATCGTAAATATGAATTTCCCGCTTTTCACGTCAGCATCCAAGTTGTAATAACGACTGAGAAACTCTGAAAGTTCTGGCTTGAAacttaaacaaacatgtttagCCTAGCTAAATGTTAACCAGGCTTGGCCAAGACTGTCAGCACCAAGATACAGTCACCTGctgagaagaagaggaaaatatAACTCAATTATTGGTTTGCTAAAAATGCaatagagagaaaaggaaaggaaaacatTTGGAGATCATGTGTAGcctttttgacattttcccTCCAATGTTAATTATTCCTagattcatctttttttcagtaaattgtaattgtaacaaacattgtattttttcattccTCCACAGTTTTGTGCTGGGGTGAAGCACGGTTACTCAGAATACACTGAGTTGCTCCTACTTAAAGGATAGAAGGTTCAGATTTTTAGTCTCACTGTTACTGAAGAAAAAGAACCTAGATCCAGTTGTCATTAGTAACTACAGATCAATTTCAAACCTTCCCTTACTTACTTCTAGGTTGTATAAAGTTGTATATAAACATCTGGACAATTACATTTTCATCCACAGTGTATACACTGTGTTCCAGTCTGTTCAGATGTAATCACAACACTGAAACAGCCCCTATCAGAGTAACAAATGACCTTAAGATCAGCAATGATTCAAAAATACCTGTTTTAGCTATGCTTGACCTAACCGCTGTCTTTGGCATGGTTCATTATGACATTTTCTTTGACAGAAGAATTCAGTTATGAGGCCTGTTCACTGGTTTTCTTCCAACATAAAGAACAGGGGTTCCACAAGGCTCAATCCTTGGGccactgctttttaaaatgcacATGCTTCCACTTGGCAACAATACTGGGAAACGTCATTCATATGTGGATGACAAAACTACTTCTTATAACTATTGCTCAACTATTACATTATTGGGTAAAGAAATAATGCTGGATTTGAACATGGGAAGATTTCAACATAATTTAGACTCTTATTCAGTAAGGTATTACTGCTATATAAAGTAAGGAGCTACAAGGCTTTAGAGTTGGTAAGAACTCTGGAACTTACTGTATTACTATAACATAATATACATAACATACTGACAATAGGAAGAATCCCTGTTAGACAAAAATTGTACCTTTCTTCAGTAGAACAGCAGTAGCATCACAGCCATCGTCGAGTTCAGCATTATTGGCTGCTCCGTTCCTCAAACTGGGCGAATTCTTCTTCCGCCTCTCCAGAAAACGAACCACATAGGAGTTCAACCTGGAAGACACGTCAGGTAAATTCAGGTCCAACACTTGAGAATTGCCCCCGTGACTGGTTTTCTCAATCAGGAACCTTCCATCCTTTAAAAAAGCCAGTTGTTTTAACTCTGTTACATTGTCACACTTACTTCATGATCAAAATGTAGACGAAATACATCAGAATCAATGTGAGAGCTTCCCACCTGGAAAACACAGTGCAGATCAATCAACTATGTGAATTACTTTGTGAATTGTAATTTACAGTTGTAAGTGAAAGTACTGATTGTCTTGTACTGATTGTTAAGCAATCAATACTTCTATAAATTAGACTTACCAAACCActttttcatcatatatgaaCTGTAATATGGAAGAGAAAAATTAGAGAAGTAAAAATCATGGACTTGAATATGTCATCAGTATGGACTAGGATGACCATTTTTACAGCGTGTGTGATATCAAGCCGTTTCTTACCACTATAAGAGCAGAGATAGACAGGGTGTAGTAGACAGAGTCTCTGAGCAGAGGCCAGCAGGACAGACGAATTGTctgggagacagacagacagggagaagGAGTGAGACAGTAATAAAACTTGTAGACACTGAACTACATTTTTTGTCCTGTTGGGTAACACATCCCGCAAGGTACTCACTACTGTGCACTACTAACAAGATAAACCAggctctctctgtgtgtgtgtgtgtgtgtgtgagtgtgtgagagtcttATGTAATATGCAAtttaaattggaaaaaaaatctttcaagtATGTTTCTCCTTTCCTTGTGGGATTACAGCGGTGAACGGGACAGATAGCATTTTCTGACTCACACACTTCTGCTGCAAAATAAATGGAGTTATGTAGAAAGAGAGTGTAGTTTCCATCCAAGGTTTTTGATGTGAACTGTAATGTATCAACTTGAGCACACTGCTAAAAATGTTCAGTTGCTTGAGGcagagaattaaaaaaacaaatcttttttttaaagaataaatactGCCACAGGCTTGAGAGAGACAGGTCTGGTCTTTGTCTGGCTATTTGTTGGTTTACTTTCATTGTTCTCATGGACACATGTTGGTTTACTTTTATTGTTCTCATGGACACATATTtaataatgggtttttttggtttttttgtacTGTACCTGTACGGCAAATATCCCACACACTCCAATAATGCAGAGGATGTTGAAGACGGCCGAGCCCACGATGGTGCCGACCCCGACATCCCCTTTAGTGATGAACACTCctgcacagcacacacaaaaacactggtTACTGCACAGGACAAGCTATCAGCTCACATTTTAGGGATGAATCCtatttgttttgggtttttttgatTGTATTGAGATGGTTCTGTGGTGTGAGTACCAAAGTGCTGTATTTGCACTGCTTATTGTAACAGAATAATAATTTAGTTAcgattaataataacaatatttttcaatttcagcaaatctacacattttattttattttttttaatttggctaAAAAATGACAGATATATAAACATAGAATATTCATTGAATAAGCCTAATGCCGTTCACAGTATCATAATAgcccaagtcagtgcttctcAACCTGGGGATCCACAAGATCCCGCAAAAACATCTGGTCATCAGATTAAAggaatagaaaagaaaatatctgtTACAGAAATATActaaaaatccttcaaataaGGTGGAACTGCTCACAACTCATGTTCACATGAGTTGTTCACACTATAATGAAAAGTCATAAGCAGACACTGTATCATTTTGATAAGCCAAAATGTTAGGGACCAAAATATTGTAtatacacaaaccacaaacaatgAATAACAATTATTAGGTTCTACTAAATTTAATGAGGTTAACATATGTCATTTCTGCTGCAGGAGCTGCTTGAGACTATGATGTAGCACaaaaattaaatggaaaaaatataaaaaatgcacaaaacaatTTGCACCATGTGGTACACTGTCAgcctttctcttcttttctatatttctcCAATCTTAAGTGGAGGTCTAATACAAGTAAAAGACAGTTATTAATGTTAACTGTTAAACATGAGTCTTGCAACTTTGCTGCTATAGATATGTTACTGTGAGCTATAAGCATATGATGTGTATACGCATGCATGtagtcacacacatgcacatcatacacatgcatacaaatgtatggctacgtgtgtgtgtgtgtgttattcttACCAATGACAGAAGTGAACAGTTCAGGAGCTGAACTGCCTGCTGCCATGAAAGTCGCTCCTGCAACATCCTCACTCAGATGAAGACGCTGATGTTAAGAGAGTcacagaaagagacacaaaaaggAATGAACGAATGAAAGAAAAGCATTTTCTGAACAGAAATGCATCTCAAAGCATTACTAAGAGAGTTCTTGTGTGGTGACGTAAGCTCAGGGGAAGTGCAATAATAACTTGCAGTGCTCTCTTACCTCACATATCTTGTCTAGTGAGGGGACAAAGTAGTCGTCACACACCAAGGCCAAGGCATAGAACATGTAGACTGCCTGCAGgggccaaaacacacacacaaacacacacacaggtgaggaacaacacacacatggcCAGGACACATGCTGAAAAAACATTGGGTATTAAagctccatttttctctgtttatagTGGAATCACAGCTAAAGCCATCATTCATCTGATAAAAACTTACTTTACTAGTGTCTTACACTTAAAAGTGAAACTCAATAATTATTTTAGCTTTCTGTAATACAGACTTGTCCAGATGAGTGCTGAAAGAATTGACTTGAAGGATACAGCAGAGAAGATGCTGAGGAGGTCTGTCTGATCAAACTGTCCGGTCAATATTCAAGCATGTCGCAGAGTGCAAGCCAAGTGTCTCATCTACTGGCCAATGCAGGGAGTGGTGAGTTATTCCAAATTCACACTTGAAGCAACACAAAACTGACTGGATGCAACCAtgtcatttactgtaaaagtaAGCCTAGTAGAAGAATGTATTAGTGGACTTGACTTTAGCTACATGACTGTTTATTTTGGTTTAGAGTGTGAATTAGTTCTTAATcccttcagcagcagcagcagctgtggtgCTGAAAGGACAGCAACTGCAGGCTGAATAACATGTCTGTTCAACAGACGAGGTAACAGGGCAGAGCAGGGCAGTACGTAATCTTTCAGTATTGGCTATATAAATTAGATTTACTGCTGCACTCTGGGCATGCAGGCTGtcaaaaatacatgaatgtgCTTTGTTAAATCCttgaaaaaacacagcattGTGAGCAAGTGAACTATGGAGGTATATGAACAAATACATGGCAGCCAGCAGTTTCAATCACTGGtgtccatgaaaaaaaaacactataagACAGTCTGTAAAGCAGgacatattttgtttatttgaggCTTGTTCAGTTGTacaattaattaatgtattGTCTTGACTAATTTTACACCTACAGTAAACTGGGTGTAGGCTGTATTATGGAACATTTCCTGACTACGACTGATGGCTGGCATGTGGCCTTAGACCCATATAGTATAGAAAAATAATGCACTCTGCAGAGCCTATTGATCTCATGTGTCTCAGCAACAAGAAAAGTGCTCAGACACTGttgctttgtcttttaactTCCTGTCTACACCAGAAGTGTGAATGTGCTGTGTTGTGTAGGTTGAATTTTGCTGCTTGTGATCAACTTGTACCTACATTTCAGCAAATATCTGAGCAATTTGACAATAGAACGTACAATGTGAAGGACTGCCATAGCTGGAAGAAAATAAGACTTCTTCTATACCAGTCTTACAAACATTGAGTGTTAATTACATAATTTCTCCCACACATATCAGCTGCTCTGATGTGACTGAGCTGACTGGACAGAATGTGTtggtattttgtgtttataacAATATGATATCATAATAGAAGTTGTCTAAGTGTAAGTGTCGCTGTTCAAAATGTGCTAAT
This genomic stretch from Thunnus albacares chromosome 14, fThuAlb1.1, whole genome shotgun sequence harbors:
- the slc24a3 gene encoding sodium/potassium/calcium exchanger 3; its protein translation is MARVVVEGMPETAVGGGVMLNRRRSKARRRKRKELFAFQMCFAGVLLGLVVGFQTVAQKAGYHISNSVVVKEARWESRHLLQEVYDNESKLYSEPEKNCTEPAIHEFPRDYFTNQERIDGAVGLHVLCAVYMFYALALVCDDYFVPSLDKICERLHLSEDVAGATFMAAGSSAPELFTSVIGVFITKGDVGVGTIVGSAVFNILCIIGVCGIFAVQTIRLSCWPLLRDSVYYTLSISALIVFIYDEKVVWWEALTLILMYFVYILIMKLNSYVVRFLERRKKNSPSLRNGAANNAELDDGCDATAVLLKKANHHRKPSVLMVDELLSAYPHQLSFSEAGMRIMITSHFSPRTRLTMASRMLITERQRLINTRTLTNGDSDVPVKGGSRRGIENGLSGAERGANAHHDEREAGNETENEDNENNENDEEEEEEDGEGPFVPFQCPAGVCNKLKWLLAWPLCLLLYFTVPNCSTPRWENCFMLSFVFSTLWIAGFSYIMVWMVTVIGFTLGIPDVIMGITFLAAGTSVPDCMASLIVARQGMGDMAVSNSIGSNVFDILVGLGLPWALKTLAINYGSDIKLNSKGLIFSVGLLLASVFMTVMGVHLNKWTLDKRLGFMCLLLYSVFLCFSCLIEYNIFTFVNLPTCRDD